The Vibrio tarriae genome includes a window with the following:
- a CDS encoding peptidoglycan binding protein CsiV → MKRLIPLLLLLIAMPSMAARQFDIEVIIFKRAVDAEKVSESWPNSLPAINVDRAGNFADVSFRQSKGVTLLPSSAYQLNSEAQKLRNHAGFNVLLHTAWRQSDQGRQSAPVFHIQAGRDFSGQFQANGSPVGSTVTAPVDGVSEMSIANPLYELDGTLQIYVQHFLFAEAVLDLKKPSIREVILQDSPLEFGTNEEQGATVQAGMLESVSPKIQEETFLKSYRLDQKRRMRSGETHYLDHPLMGMIIQVRRVAE, encoded by the coding sequence ATGAAAAGATTGATCCCACTGCTGCTGTTGCTGATTGCAATGCCCAGCATGGCGGCTCGGCAGTTTGATATTGAAGTGATCATTTTTAAACGAGCAGTAGATGCGGAAAAAGTGAGTGAGTCTTGGCCTAACAGCTTACCTGCCATCAATGTTGATCGCGCAGGTAATTTTGCCGATGTTAGCTTTCGCCAAAGTAAAGGCGTAACACTATTGCCAAGCTCCGCTTATCAACTCAATAGTGAAGCGCAGAAATTACGCAACCACGCAGGCTTCAATGTGTTACTGCATACCGCTTGGCGTCAAAGTGATCAGGGTCGCCAATCCGCTCCTGTATTCCATATTCAAGCAGGTCGAGATTTTTCTGGGCAGTTTCAAGCCAATGGAAGCCCAGTTGGCAGCACAGTCACCGCCCCCGTAGATGGTGTCAGTGAAATGAGCATCGCCAACCCGCTGTATGAACTTGATGGCACTTTGCAAATTTACGTTCAGCATTTTTTGTTTGCTGAAGCCGTGCTGGATTTGAAAAAGCCCTCAATACGCGAAGTTATCTTGCAAGACTCGCCTTTAGAATTTGGCACCAACGAAGAGCAAGGCGCAACCGTACAAGCCGGCATGCTTGAATCGGTCTCACCTAAAATTCAGGAAGAAACGTTCCTGAAAAGTTATCGTCTTGATCAGAAACGCCGTATGCGCAGCGGTGAAACCCACTATCTAGATCACCCTCTCATGGGCATGATCATTCAAGTTCGTCGCGTTGCTGAATAA